ATGATCAGACCCTTGACCATACCCTGTAAATACACCGCCACGTTGAGCATCACGAGCATGTTGTTGACAACACCGAGTATCAAGGCACCGAAGAACGTTCCGAAGATCGTGCCCTTTCCACCGCTCAAACTTGTTCCACCGATCACAGCCGCCGCGATCGCGTCCAGTTCAAAGCCAGACCCTGTCGACGAAGAGCTCACCGAAGCCATCATCGAAGAGAGCAGTATGGCCGAAGTTGCCACAGAAACTCCACTGATGACGTACGTGATCGTTCTGACCACATCGACCTTTATCGCCGAATAAACCGCGGCGGTTTCGTTCGCACCGACTGCGTACACGTACCTCCCAAATTTCGTTTTGTCCAGAACGATGTACGCCAGAACGGCGTAGGCTATGAACACGATCATGGGTAAAGGTAGACCCGCGATGAACTTCATGCCGAAACTGGAGAAAGTGCGGGAAAAGCTCATGTACACTCCACCGTTTGCGAAGTTGAGCACCAGGGATCTGTATATCGCCATGCCGCCGAGTGTGGTGATGAACGCGGGAATCTTTCCCTTCGTCGTCAACAGGCCCATGCCAAGACCGAGCAGAGCACCCAGACCGTAGGTAAGCAGGATCGAAAGCACCGTCGCTCCAGCACTGTCACCTATCCTGTTGCTTGTCGTTATAGCGAAGGCACCGAGGAGTGCAAGCATCGAGCCAACTGAAAGATCGATCCCGCCGGCGATCATGACGAAAGTGATGCCTATCGCTATGATTCCCACGTAGGACGTCTGCCAGAAGATGTTCAGAATGTTTCTCGGCTTGAGAAACGCCGGTGTCACGATGCCGGAGAAGATCATCAACCCGATCAGCACGAGCACGATCATGTACCTGGTGAGAAAGGCTTTAAGTTTGATACACACCGACCTCCTTCACACCCGTCGCGTGATAGATGAGTTCCCTCTCGTTGAGGCCTTCTCCTTCCACCTCGGCCACGATCTGACCGTTGCGCATGACCATGACCCTGTTGCAGAGCCCTATGATCTCTGGCAGATCGGAAGAAACCACAACGAAACTGCAACCAAGTTCCTCTATCATCTGGTGCATGATCTTGTAAATCTGGTGCCTCGCGTTCACATCCACACCGCGCGTTGGCTCATCGAACAGAAAGATCTTTGCTCCCGTTTCCACGAGTTTGGATATGACGACCTTCTGCTGGTTGCCCCCGCTGAGCGTTCCAACGGTCTGCCATGGACTTCGCACCTTGATCTCGAACTTTCTTTCGTAGCCTTTGAATGTATCGAGTTCACTTCGAACGCGCACGAAGAGCCTTGAGAATTTCTCCAAAGCCATCATCGTTGTGTTTTTGAACGCTTCCAGGCTGGCTATGATCCCACCGTTCTTTCTGTCTTCAGGAAGGTAAACGAGCCCCAGCTTTTTCGCTTCCAGGGGATCTTCGATCTTCACCTTTTTTCCAAACAGATACACCTCACCGGACTTCACCTTTCTGATTCCCACGAGTGCTTCCATGAGCTCGGTCCTGCCGGAACCGACGAGGCCATAGAAACCGAGTATCTCACCCTTGCGAAGCTCGAAACTCGCCTGCCTGACTCTTCCATCCAGAGTTGAGAGGTCCTTCACCTGCAGAACGATCTCGGAACCTGGAACGGGCTTTTCAGGAAAGATTTCTTCGAGCTTTCGACCGACCATGAGTTCGGCTATCTGTTTTTCGCTCAGACCCTGCACCTCTCCCTGATAGACCTTTCTTCCATCGCGCAACACGATCAGTTCTTCCGCTATTTGTCGTACCTCTTTGAGCCTGTGCGAGATGAATATCACCGTTATTCCCTTCTGCTTCATGTTCTTCACGATCTCGAAGAGCTTGAGCACCTCCTCGTCTGTGAGCGAAGAGGTCGGCTCGTCCATGATCAGCACCTTCACCTTTTTGGATATGGCTTTGATGATTTCTACCATCTGTTTCTGTGCTGGTGAAAGCTGTGACACGTAAGCTGTGGGATCTATGGAGAGCCCAAGCTGCTGCATGAGCTGTTTGGTTTCTTCTATCATCTGCTTTTTTGCGAGCAGGAAACCTCTCGTCAACTCGTCCCTGAGGAAGATGTTCTCGTACACCCTCAGACTTTCGACCAAGTTCAATTCCTGCGGTATCAGCACGATGCCGAGGGATTTGGCTTTGAGCGGATTCAGTTCGACCCTTTCACCTTCGAAGAAGATCTCTCCTTCGGTCGGCTGCAAAAAACCCGAAAGGATCCTCATGAGTGTCGATTTTCCGGCTCCGTTCTCTCCGACCACACCGTAGATTCTGGCCGGCTCGAAGTCGACATCGACGTTGTGCAGAACTCTCACGTTTGAAAAATCCATGCAGACGTTTCTCGCAGAAAGAATCGCGCTCATTCTACCTTCACTGCCTGCCCTTTCTTTGCAGATTCGAATATTTTCTCGACCACTTTGACCGCGATGTATCCATCTTCAGGCTTGACGATGGGCTCTTCCAGACCCAAGCACACCTTCGCGAAGTGGTCCACGACCGGCATCTTCCAGTAAGGATCCTCGTTGGTGAACAAGGGTCTCAAAACGATCTCACCGTGCATCCTGAAAGGTTTTTCGAGATATATGTCGATCTTCGTTGGATCGGTCTGTCCCACCTTCATCGTGCCCTTCTCTCCGTAAACGACGAAGTAGTTCTCCTCGAGTCCTTTCGTGACCCAGTTCGAATCGAGTGTCGCCAGGGCTGAGTTGGAAAGCTTCAGAACCGCACTCGCCACGTCTTCCACCGAAGCTCGCTTCTCGAGCGTCGCTATGAATCCTGTGCACTCCACGATGTCCAGGCCGGTGATGTATCTGATCAGGTCCACCTTGTGAACACCGAGATCGCCAAGGGCTCCGAACATGGCAACGTTCCTGTCGAAAAACCACGCTGCGCTCGGAGACCAGTTCTCTGGACCGGCGTGTCCAAACATCGTCTTGACGAGTCTTATCTCTCCGAGCACGCCGGATTGAACGATCTCTTTCGCTTTGATATGGTGCGGGAAGAACCTCTGCGAGTGGTTAACCATCAGAATCTTTTTGTTCTTCTTGGCAGCTTCGATCATCTTCAGGGCGTCTTGCGAGTTCGTGGCCATGGGCTTTTCGACCAGCACGCTTTTCCCTTTCTCGAGCGCAGTGATGGAAACTTCCGCGTGCAGTGCGTTCGGAGTGGCCACGATGACAGCATCTATGTCTTCCTTCTCAAGCATCTGTTGATAATTCTCGTAAAACCGCACATTTTCGAGCTTTCGTTTGAATTGTTCCAGCCTCTGCGCGTTTGGGTCCGCTATCGCCACGAGTTCTGCGTACTCAGAAAGGATCGTGTTTGGTATGT
Above is a window of Thermotoga sp. Ku-13t DNA encoding:
- a CDS encoding ABC transporter permease, which translates into the protein MCIKLKAFLTRYMIVLVLIGLMIFSGIVTPAFLKPRNILNIFWQTSYVGIIAIGITFVMIAGGIDLSVGSMLALLGAFAITTSNRIGDSAGATVLSILLTYGLGALLGLGMGLLTTKGKIPAFITTLGGMAIYRSLVLNFANGGVYMSFSRTFSSFGMKFIAGLPLPMIVFIAYAVLAYIVLDKTKFGRYVYAVGANETAAVYSAIKVDVVRTITYVISGVSVATSAILLSSMMASVSSSSTGSGFELDAIAAAVIGGTSLSGGKGTIFGTFFGALILGVVNNMLVMLNVAVYLQGMVKGLIIIAAVLLQSLRR
- a CDS encoding sugar ABC transporter ATP-binding protein, translating into MSAILSARNVCMDFSNVRVLHNVDVDFEPARIYGVVGENGAGKSTLMRILSGFLQPTEGEIFFEGERVELNPLKAKSLGIVLIPQELNLVESLRVYENIFLRDELTRGFLLAKKQMIEETKQLMQQLGLSIDPTAYVSQLSPAQKQMVEIIKAISKKVKVLIMDEPTSSLTDEEVLKLFEIVKNMKQKGITVIFISHRLKEVRQIAEELIVLRDGRKVYQGEVQGLSEKQIAELMVGRKLEEIFPEKPVPGSEIVLQVKDLSTLDGRVRQASFELRKGEILGFYGLVGSGRTELMEALVGIRKVKSGEVYLFGKKVKIEDPLEAKKLGLVYLPEDRKNGGIIASLEAFKNTTMMALEKFSRLFVRVRSELDTFKGYERKFEIKVRSPWQTVGTLSGGNQQKVVISKLVETGAKIFLFDEPTRGVDVNARHQIYKIMHQMIEELGCSFVVVSSDLPEIIGLCNRVMVMRNGQIVAEVEGEGLNERELIYHATGVKEVGVYQT
- a CDS encoding Gfo/Idh/MocA family oxidoreductase; translation: MKKVRIGIVGAGKISEVLHIPNTILSEYAELVAIADPNAQRLEQFKRKLENVRFYENYQQMLEKEDIDAVIVATPNALHAEVSITALEKGKSVLVEKPMATNSQDALKMIEAAKKNKKILMVNHSQRFFPHHIKAKEIVQSGVLGEIRLVKTMFGHAGPENWSPSAAWFFDRNVAMFGALGDLGVHKVDLIRYITGLDIVECTGFIATLEKRASVEDVASAVLKLSNSALATLDSNWVTKGLEENYFVVYGEKGTMKVGQTDPTKIDIYLEKPFRMHGEIVLRPLFTNEDPYWKMPVVDHFAKVCLGLEEPIVKPEDGYIAVKVVEKIFESAKKGQAVKVE